Proteins encoded by one window of Toxotes jaculatrix isolate fToxJac2 chromosome 22, fToxJac2.pri, whole genome shotgun sequence:
- the LOC121176145 gene encoding protein mono-ADP-ribosyltransferase PARP11-like isoform X2, which translates to MWNEEVEFMDTSDSPWHWYYLADCGQWHKFEDDTNNPLQSEDIEKYYLNHPKGVVNIFSPNCHGTIDFSAMLQTDLTTGGQRRIKRAYNIERSCSCFSAAPVFWEQVDPTCPHQLIPLSELTSEYKTVASYVKYDGLLNKSIVSICRIQNLDLWEMYCRKKKQLMRIQGVKEIQERRLFHGTDAKNVDSICKYNFDLRLAGQHGHSYGKGIYFARHATYADKYSNGGIFQDTKIIFLARVMIGKSTVGKSHFRKPDDGCSENCHYSCVDDINHPKIFVIFDPNQIYPEYLIQYR; encoded by the exons ATGTGGAATGAGGAAGTGGAATTCATGGACACATCTGACAGCCCATGGCACTGGTATTACTTGGCAGACTGTGGACAGTGGCACAAATTTGAG GATGACACCAATAACCCTCTTCAGAGTGAGGATATTGAAAAATATTACCTAAACCACCCAAAAGGAGTAGTAAATATATTTTCACCTAACTGTCACGGCACAATCGATTTTTCAG CTATGTTACAGACAGACCTCACCACAGGAGGGCAAAGAAGAATCAAACGGGCCTACAACATTGAGAGAAG TTGTTCCTGCTTCAGTGCTGCTCCGGTCTTCTGGGAACAGGTTGATCCTACGTGTCCACATCAG ttaatCCCTCTGAGTGAACTCACCTCTGAGTATAAGACCGTGGCAAGTTATGTGAAGTACGATGGGCTGTTAAACAAATCCATTGTATCAATCTGCAGGATTCAGAACTTGGACCTGTGGGAAATGTATTGTAG gaaaaagaaacagttaaTGAGGATTCAAGGTGTCAAAGAAATTCAAGAGAGAAGACTCTTTCATGGGACTGATGCCAAAAATGTTGACAGCATTTGCAAGTATAACTTTGATCTACGGTTAGCTGGACAACACGGCCACTCATACGGCAAAG GAATATATTTTGCAAGACATGCAACATATGCGGACAAGTACAGCAATGGAGGTATATTCCAAGAcactaaaataatatttttggcTCGGGTGATGATCGGAAAATCAACTGTTGGAAAATCTCATTTCCGAAAACCTGATGATGGATGTTCTGAAAACTGTCACTACAGCTGTGTGGATGATATCAACCATCCaaaaatttttgttatttttgatcCCAATCAAATATATCCAGAGTATTTGATTCAGTACAGATGA
- the LOC121176145 gene encoding protein mono-ADP-ribosyltransferase PARP11-like isoform X1: protein MWNEEVEFMDTSDSPWHWYYLADCGQWHKFEDDTNNPLQSEDIEKYYLNHPKGVVNIFSPNCHGTIDFSAMLQTDLTTGGQRRIKRAYNIERSCSCFSAAPVFWEQVDPTCPHQVTMKLIPLSELTSEYKTVASYVKYDGLLNKSIVSICRIQNLDLWEMYCRKKKQLMRIQGVKEIQERRLFHGTDAKNVDSICKYNFDLRLAGQHGHSYGKGIYFARHATYADKYSNGGIFQDTKIIFLARVMIGKSTVGKSHFRKPDDGCSENCHYSCVDDINHPKIFVIFDPNQIYPEYLIQYR, encoded by the exons ATGTGGAATGAGGAAGTGGAATTCATGGACACATCTGACAGCCCATGGCACTGGTATTACTTGGCAGACTGTGGACAGTGGCACAAATTTGAG GATGACACCAATAACCCTCTTCAGAGTGAGGATATTGAAAAATATTACCTAAACCACCCAAAAGGAGTAGTAAATATATTTTCACCTAACTGTCACGGCACAATCGATTTTTCAG CTATGTTACAGACAGACCTCACCACAGGAGGGCAAAGAAGAATCAAACGGGCCTACAACATTGAGAGAAG TTGTTCCTGCTTCAGTGCTGCTCCGGTCTTCTGGGAACAGGTTGATCCTACGTGTCCACATCAGGTGACAAtgaaa ttaatCCCTCTGAGTGAACTCACCTCTGAGTATAAGACCGTGGCAAGTTATGTGAAGTACGATGGGCTGTTAAACAAATCCATTGTATCAATCTGCAGGATTCAGAACTTGGACCTGTGGGAAATGTATTGTAG gaaaaagaaacagttaaTGAGGATTCAAGGTGTCAAAGAAATTCAAGAGAGAAGACTCTTTCATGGGACTGATGCCAAAAATGTTGACAGCATTTGCAAGTATAACTTTGATCTACGGTTAGCTGGACAACACGGCCACTCATACGGCAAAG GAATATATTTTGCAAGACATGCAACATATGCGGACAAGTACAGCAATGGAGGTATATTCCAAGAcactaaaataatatttttggcTCGGGTGATGATCGGAAAATCAACTGTTGGAAAATCTCATTTCCGAAAACCTGATGATGGATGTTCTGAAAACTGTCACTACAGCTGTGTGGATGATATCAACCATCCaaaaatttttgttatttttgatcCCAATCAAATATATCCAGAGTATTTGATTCAGTACAGATGA
- the LOC121176144 gene encoding protein mono-ADP-ribosyltransferase PARP11-like isoform X2 — MEFYTAKYTYRLDFSVMRQINVTTGKQRPIKRSLHSATGFRFICDNLALPVPCHWERINTDEPYQLIQLGRDTYEFKEVGRLYERTMDHPIKSIQRIQNLDLWEFFCRKKTQLRKVKRTLDIEERMLFHGTGHSNIQAICTFNFDWRLTGSHGDVYGKGSYFARDAKYSSKFCHTTGKHNTTLQRHGLAPPIFASEPPYKTMFLARVLVGEYTVGHPMYCRPPSKDASFTNFYDSCVDDMANPKIYVIFDSNQIYPEYLIEFY; from the exons ATGGAATTCTACACAGCCAAGTACACGTACAGACTTGACTTTTCAG TTATGCGCCAGATCAATGTCACAACAGGGAAGCAGCGGCCAATCAAACGCTCTCTCCACTCTGCGACTGGCTTCAG GTTTATTTGTGATAATCTTGCCTTGCCTGTTCCCTGTCACTGGGAGAGAATCAATACAGATGAACCCTATCAG CTTATCCAGCTTGGCAGAGACACATATGAGTTTAAAGAAGTAGGCAGACTGTATGAAAGGACAATGGACCATCCAATCAAATCCATCCAGAGGATTCAGAACCTGGACTTATGGGAGTTCTTCTGCAG GAAGAAAACACAGTTGCGAAAAGTCAAGCGCACTTTGGATATTGAGGAGAGAATGCTGTTTCATGGCACAGGACACAGCAACATACAAGCTATATGTACATTTAACTTTGACTGGCGGCTGACAGGAAGCCATGGCGATGTCTATGGCAAAG GGAGCTACTTTGCCCGAGATGCTAAATACTCCAGTAAATTCTGTCACACCACAGGGAAGCACAACACCACCCTGCAGAGACACGGACTTGCCCCACCAATATTTGCTAGCGAGCCGCCCTATAAGACCATGTTCCTGGCCAGAGTGCTTGTTGGAGAATACACAGTTGGTCATCCTATGTACTGCAGACCACCCTCCAAGGATGCCAGCTTCACCAACTTTTACGACAGTTGTGTTGATGATATGGCCAATCCAAAGATTTATGTGATTTTTGACAGCAATCAGATTTACCCTGAGTATCTCATTGAATTTTACTGA
- the LOC121176144 gene encoding protein mono-ADP-ribosyltransferase PARP11-like isoform X1, which translates to MLAIRSSEEESTEIEEMDTSEPNWCWFYLAECGVWHMFEIDPSAACSVTSAQIEQCYNRNQRGVMEFYTAKYTYRLDFSVMRQINVTTGKQRPIKRSLHSATGFRFICDNLALPVPCHWERINTDEPYQLIQLGRDTYEFKEVGRLYERTMDHPIKSIQRIQNLDLWEFFCRKKTQLRKVKRTLDIEERMLFHGTGHSNIQAICTFNFDWRLTGSHGDVYGKGSYFARDAKYSSKFCHTTGKHNTTLQRHGLAPPIFASEPPYKTMFLARVLVGEYTVGHPMYCRPPSKDASFTNFYDSCVDDMANPKIYVIFDSNQIYPEYLIEFY; encoded by the exons ATGTTAGCCATCAGATCGTCAGAGGAGGAGTCCACTGAGATTGAGGAGATGGACACCTCAGAGCCCAACTGGTGCTGGTTCTACTTGGCTGAGTGTGGAGTGTGGCATATGTTTGAG ATCGATCCCAGCGCAGCCTGCTCTGTGACCAGTGCTCAGATTGAGCAGTGCTACAACAGAAACCAGCGTGGTGTGATGGAATTCTACACAGCCAAGTACACGTACAGACTTGACTTTTCAG TTATGCGCCAGATCAATGTCACAACAGGGAAGCAGCGGCCAATCAAACGCTCTCTCCACTCTGCGACTGGCTTCAG GTTTATTTGTGATAATCTTGCCTTGCCTGTTCCCTGTCACTGGGAGAGAATCAATACAGATGAACCCTATCAG CTTATCCAGCTTGGCAGAGACACATATGAGTTTAAAGAAGTAGGCAGACTGTATGAAAGGACAATGGACCATCCAATCAAATCCATCCAGAGGATTCAGAACCTGGACTTATGGGAGTTCTTCTGCAG GAAGAAAACACAGTTGCGAAAAGTCAAGCGCACTTTGGATATTGAGGAGAGAATGCTGTTTCATGGCACAGGACACAGCAACATACAAGCTATATGTACATTTAACTTTGACTGGCGGCTGACAGGAAGCCATGGCGATGTCTATGGCAAAG GGAGCTACTTTGCCCGAGATGCTAAATACTCCAGTAAATTCTGTCACACCACAGGGAAGCACAACACCACCCTGCAGAGACACGGACTTGCCCCACCAATATTTGCTAGCGAGCCGCCCTATAAGACCATGTTCCTGGCCAGAGTGCTTGTTGGAGAATACACAGTTGGTCATCCTATGTACTGCAGACCACCCTCCAAGGATGCCAGCTTCACCAACTTTTACGACAGTTGTGTTGATGATATGGCCAATCCAAAGATTTATGTGATTTTTGACAGCAATCAGATTTACCCTGAGTATCTCATTGAATTTTACTGA